The Eriocheir sinensis breed Jianghai 21 unplaced genomic scaffold, ASM2467909v1 Scaffold115, whole genome shotgun sequence nucleotide sequence gaggagacggcgatgggggtggcatgcgaggggaaggaggaggcggaggcgggggtggcgtgcgagggaccggAGGCGGCGGGGGGGGGGATGGCGTGCGACTGACAGAAGGAGGCGTTGgcaggagtggcgtgcgagggacaggagtaggcggtggtggggatggcTTGCGAATGACAGAAGGAGGCGTTGgcaggagtggcgtgcgaggaacaggaggcagcggtggcggggggtgtggcgtgaggaggaagaggcggtggtgggggtggcgtgggaggaacaggaggaggcggtggtgggggtggcgtgcgaggaacaggaggcagcggtggcggggaggtgcgaggaacaggaggagggggtggcggggtggcgtgggaggaacaggaggcagtggcggggtggcgtgcgaggaacaggaggtggcggaggtggcgtgcgaggaacaggaggcagcggtggcgggggtggcgtgggaggaacaggaggaggcggtggcgggggtggcgtgcgaggaacaggaggaggcggtgacaggggtggcgtgcgaggaacaggaggcagcggtggcgggggtggcgtgcgaggaacaggaggcagcggtggggggggtggcgtgggaggaacaggaggcagcggtggcgggggtggcgtgaggaacaggagtcggtggtgggggtggcgtgggaggaacaggaggcagcggtggcgggggtggcgtgcgaggaacaggaggcagcggtggcgggggtggcgtgcgaggaacaggaggcagcggtggcgggggtggcgtgcgaggaacaggaggcagcggtggcgggggtggcgtgggaggaacaggaggaggcggtggagggggtggcgtgcgaggaacaggaggaggcggtggggggggtggcgtgcgaggaacaggaggacgcggtggcgggggtggcgtgcgaggaacaggaggcagcggtggcggggtggcgtgcgaggaacaggaggaggcggtggtgggggtggcgtatgaggaacaggaggaggcggtggggggggtggcgtgcgaggaacaggaggcagcggtggggggggtggcgtgggaggaacaggaggaggcggtggggggggtggcgtgggaggaacaggaggaggcggtggtgggggtggcgtgggaggaacaggaggaggcggtggcgggggtggcgtgcgaggaacaggaggaggcggtggcggggatggcgtgggaggaacaggaggaggcggtggtgggggtggcgtgcgaggaacaggaggaggcggtggtgggggtggcgtgcgaggaacaggaggaggccgtggtgggggtggcgtgggaggaacaggagtagttataatattgccatactggcttgtttttccggggcaatggcgcgtggggcggggcggaaaaatcagccgtagtggcaggctgttatatcggcttgttttggcggggcacgggagcgtggggcggggcggaaaaacacgtggggcggagggcggaaggacatccgtagtatcctgcgccataccggcttgttttggcggggcaatgggcGTGGGCGGGCGGAAAACACGTGggtggggggcggaaggacatccgttgTAGCCTGGGCCATAGCGGCTGGTTTGGggggggcaatggcgcgtggggcggggcggaaaaacagccgtagtggcggctgtcataccggcttgttttggcggggcaagggagcgtggggcggaggcggaaagacttccgtagtatcctgcgccatagcggcttgttttggtgggtaagggagcgtggggcgggacagagaggatcggcagtgacatgctatggggaggagcgagggatgtgctatgaTGCGGTTGGTGGAGGTGACGAGTCtgggagcggcgagacatggctgcgccatgcctcgttctgtctaagagggagcgtgtagggtgtaGGGTGTGCGgtgaccgaactggtagcgtactgggttcaCATTCGCCGCGTGGTGGACGACGCGGTTCGAATCTCAggataccactcggattttcagtcgCCGTCGAGGGGTTTATTAACAAGTAAcgaggatacagaaataaaccagaatcattttataattttatttaaccactcaaaaaagaaaaaaaaaacacggcttAGTaataacatacaaacacacgcaatTTAGATGGATGCAACTCGTTTCTTTTTCAACAGAGATGGAGGTAAGATCTTGGGTGTAAACGACGGATTGAAGGcagatttttcttcctttgacggCTGCTTGTCGTCCTTTGTCTCCTCCGCAGGGGATGGAGGCGTCAAATCCACGATGATTTCGGCAGAGGGTACCTTGGAGTCGTTCtttggaagggagatgagatcCCTGTATGGAGCATCCTCGCAACCTTCAGCTGCCATGCTCAGCATTTCTGCGTCAGCGTTTTCCCGCCTCGCGGTTTCACCTGGAGAACAGTAATAATTACTCGAACGCCTTAAAGAAATGGATGAGTTATCATTCCATATAGATGCATACATACCGATCTTTGGAGGGGGTGCTTTGTAGTCTGTGATGATACGTTTCTTGTGCTTAACAGCACCACGTCCTTCAGTCTCAATTCTCGGTGCGTCTGCATCGACACTTTCTCGTATCATGCTTTCATCTGGTGAGTTGCGAGAACAGTAATAATTAATGTTGATTACCAGACCAtctgaaaacaaacaagagagtaAATACAGAATGAGGAAACGGTATTGATGATTTAACAAACCATGTAGATAGCAACTGATGTCACTTACCGAACGTGGTTGACGAGAACCGTTTAGCCATCACGTTGCGTATACACTTCAACTTGCTGGTAAAGTGCGGTTGTAGTGGGTGGACGTCTGGGTTTATATGCATCAGTATGGAAACCAATTGGCAACCCATACACGCAAGTGTTGCGATAGCAGCTGTTCCTCTAGCATACCTCCAGGTGTCCTCCGCGTCTACCCTCTCTTTAGCATGGCACCATGCTTTACATGATAACGTTGCAAATCTCTCGTCGACAATGCCTTGCGTTACTAAGTAAGCAGAATGTTGTTTCACATTGTGGTAATGGAAAGAGTTTGTATCCCAATCGCGTGATAAGTTTATCATTATAGAAATGCTGTCCTTTCTTAAAGGTTGCATGGAGGGAATACATGACACGTTTAAGGGGGTGATGACTGAGGAGATAGCAAAAGTACATCGTGTAAATGCCACACACAAGGGATTGCAGACCCTGTAATCTATATGCTAACCTATACCCCGTCATATACGGATGTACTTGTATAAAGTGATGTAATGACAGTGAATACAACCTTGGATCTAAGTTATAAGTGTCAAAGTAACCGAGTGTTTGAGTTTCATAATGAATGTATATAGCGATCCAGTGACCCATGACTTCTCCCCCCTTCAGAGTGTTCAGAATAAAGACAATGGGTTTTAGCTGCTGCTTTGCATGTTCAAGCAGCTTACCGACATGACTTTCAGGATGacaacctaaaaaaataatcttaTCCCCCAGTACACCCGCTAATCCTCGTTCGATTTCCAgtgcattcattttattttacgcGCGAACCTGACACGTTACTTGACGATGCGCGTCAATTTCAATTATGCCTGTCGTGTCGGCGAAGAATATAATGACGAGATTTCTGTTGTGTCCTTTATTAAAAGTTAAAGAGATACGCATGTTTCCATTTTTATCGAGGGGAATCCCATTTTCCACGTCTTCTGTGACGAAATTAAAAGCGCATAAGGTTCGACCCGCTGCAAAAGCCGGGAGAGTAAGATTGTTAGTTGTTTCCAAGCCAAGTCCTTCTAGCGTCGAATAAAAGAGTCGAGAGACATGATGGGGAAACTGAGCATGAATATTATAAGCCGTTGACCCATTAATGGTGATATGAGCGTGATTGAGATCCGCGTGAGTGAAATAAAGACCGTTCTTGTTGTAAGAACCAGACATGTTATCCATGTCAACCATAACCATTATCAGATTCTGTGGAATGATTTGTGCAAACGGCAATTCGGCCAGCAAACTCGTTTGATTGATTCCTAAGACATATGTTTTATACAGGGTTCGATTGTATGTATACTGCAAGGATTTCGACGCGAGTGAAGTATTGAGTGACGATAACGCTGATGCGTGCGGCACGACGCGATCGACCCATAGTTTTACTGATTCGAGCGCAAATTTAAAGAGATCTCCATCCTGAGATGTGTTTAGAATCCACGACTTGCTTGCTAATTCCAACCTGATTCTCACATCTGTGCCGTCGAGGAGATACGCGTCTAGACTCGCAATATCTAACAGCAAAGGTGCTGTCATACTAAGACCGTGTGCTTTTATGTTGgcaatcatttccttttcttgtttattgGCTCCTGTAAAGTACTCGTCACTATACGTGTTCACTATACCTTTTTCACTCTGATCATCACGGAAAAAGAAGGAACTACGTCCAATCGAATCTAACTTTTCTTGGGGGATCGACGTTATCATTTTAACAAAGGCatgataattaaagagggcgtTGGATTCTACCATCTGTTCGTTGAGGTAGCAAGTGCAATTTTTAAAAAGGGTATTACTAAAGCCGTTAGCAAAAACCACATGATCCGTATCACCAAGCTTCGACCCGTCCACCTTGGTCACGCGCGTCTTCATGTCTATCGAGAGTGTACTGAGATCCAGAAATTGTCCAGGAACGCCTGGAATCCTAAATTCAATATAACTATCATTAATCTCATTATTAGAACCGTCAAGATTAACGGGTAAAATATCGAGTTTGTTTCGAGATGCAATAGAACTTTCTACTGGTCTCACACGCGTCACTCGAGGAAACCCTTCGCTTACGGCGGCTGCGTACTGACGCAGAGAGGTGGTCGTCCCACCCCCCTGTACGTCAAGTCCGTATTCCGCCATCTTCCACGTTAAACTAACGTTTTCATGTTGAATATGTCacttttataacatgttttacgtgaccgtcttttcgtctttcttttgcgTGTTTTCTTACGCTTACGGACGCTCCCGCCTTGGACTCGTCTTTGACGCTTGCGGACTCCCTGACCTCCCCCTCGGGCAAGTCTTTGTCCAACGCCTTTCAGAGCCGACACGCCTCTGGTTTTTAACGAGTGACGGATATCCCGTCCATCTAACACATCGCCTAATAC carries:
- the LOC126989392 gene encoding uncharacterized protein LOC126989392 — translated: MAEYGLDVQGGGTTTSLRQYAAAVSEGFPRVTRVRPVESSIASRNKLDILPVNLDGSNNEINDSYIEFRIPGVPGQFLDLSTLSIDMKTRVTKVDGSKLGDTDHVVFANGFSNTLFKNCTCYLNEQMVESNALFNYHAFVKMITSIPQEKLDSIGRSSFFFRDDQSEKGIVNTYSDEYFTGANKQEKEMIANIKAHGLSMTAPLLLDIASLDAYLLDGTDVRIRLELASKSWILNTSQDGDLFKFALESVKLWVDRVVPHASALSSLNTSLASKSLQYTYNRTLYKTYVLGINQTSLLAELPFAQIIPQNLIMVMVDMDNMSGSYNKNGLYFTHADLNHAHITINGSTAYNIHAQFPHHVSRLFYSTLEGLGLETTNNLTLPAFAAGRTLCAFNFVTEDVENGIPLDKNGNMRISLTFNKGHNRNLVIIFFADTTGIIEIDAHRQVTCQVRA